One part of the Humulus lupulus chromosome 9, drHumLupu1.1, whole genome shotgun sequence genome encodes these proteins:
- the LOC133801460 gene encoding uncharacterized protein LOC133801460: MGDSRLTSLSMENHHPSTILSMDSSASSSHDELDLEMNRQIVLSHPPDINLPLSVEGSPPQQAWNSDSCDILDVGLSSQVCETETLISIPKIGRKCAKRLDSIWGAWFFFTFYFKPALNEKSKAKTICDHNGISGFDKSDLNHDIFMVQHDMENMYMWVFKERPENALGKMQLRSYMNGHSRQGERPFPFSVDKGFVRSHRMQRKHYRGLSNPQCVHGIEVVWTPNLTGFSEDEQKRWVELTGRDWNFTIPHEASDFSSWRNLPNTDFELERLPSPIKSTSNSHPKKLLNGSGLNLSTQPSNHSSSDVADLSPVSSKRRKGFFPNGNSDECCLAINPPSNGIPDAEIHPNGPHWLNDFSGVMKDVYGPVTGAKTIYEDEESYLIIISLPCVDLQRVKVSWRNTLTHGIIKVSCVSTSRMPYIKRHDKVFRLTDPSSEHCPPGEFVREIPLSTRILEDANIEAYYDGPGSVLEIVVPKLRSEPEEHEIRVCFRPHL; the protein is encoded by the coding sequence ATGGGAGATTCACGCCTTACTTCCCTTTCAATGGAGAATCATCACCCTTCCACCATCTTGTCCATGGATTCCAGCGCCTCTTCTTCTCACGACGAATTGGATTTGGAGATGAATCGCCAAATCGTGCTCTCCCACCCCCCTGATATCAATTTACCTCTCTCAGTAGAGGGCAGCCCTCCTCAGCAGGCCTGGAATTCCGACTCTTGCGACATTTTAGATGTTGGGCTTTCTTCACAAGTCTGTGAGACTGAAACTTTGATTAGTATTCCCAAGATTGGCCGAAAATGTGCCAAGCGGTTGGATAGCATTTGGGGTGCTTGGTTCTTCTTTACTTTTTACTTCAAGCCCGCGCTCAATGAGAAGTCCAAGGCCAAAACTATATGTGACCACAACGGAATTTCTGGGTTTGATAAATCTGATCTTAACCATGACATCTTTATGGTCCAGCATGACATGGAAAACATGTATATGTGGGTCTTTAAGGAGCGGCCTGAGAATGCACTGGGTAAGATGCAGCTGAGGAGTTACATGAATGGTCATTCTCGCCAAGGGGAACGCCCCTTTCCATTTAGTGTTGATAAGGGTTTTGTTCGATCTCACAGGATGCAGCGCAAGCATTATAGGGGTCTATCAAATCCTCAGTGTGTGCATGGGATCGAGGTTGTTTGGACCCCCAATCTCACTGGTTTCAGTGAGGATGAGCAGAAACGGTGGGTGGAACTTACTGGTAGGGATTGGAATTTTACAATCCCTCACGAAGCAAGTGATTTTAGTTCATGGAGAAACCTTCCAAACACCGACTTTGAACTTGAGAGGCTGCCTTCTCCCATAAAGAGCACCTCAAATTCACATCCAAAGAAGCTGCTTAATGGGTCTGGGCTGAATTTGTCTACGCAGCCATCTAACCACAGTAGTTCTGATGTGGCAGACCTTTCACCTGTCAGCAGCAAAAGAAGGAAGGGTTTTTTCCCAAATGGAAACAGTGACGAGTGCTGTTTGGCGATTAACCCTCCATCTAATGGTATTCCAGATGCAGAAATTCACCCAAATGGACCACACTGGTTGAATGATTTTAGTGGGGTGATGAAGGATGTGTATGGGCCTGTTACTGGTGCCAAAACAATTTATGAGGATGAAGAAAgctatttgattattattagctTGCCTTGTGTTGATCTTCAAAGAGTAAAAGTTTCTTGGAGGAATACTCTCACGCATGGTATCATCAAGGTGTCCTGTGTGAGTACATCTCGCATGCCATATATTAAGAGACATGATAAGGTGTTTAGGCTTACAGATCCCTCATCCGAACACTGCCCACCAGGAGAGTTTGTTAGAGAAATACCACTTTCAACCCGGATCCTTGAGGATGCTAACATAGAAGCTTACTACGATGGGCCAGGATCTGTACTCGAGATTGTGGTGCCAAAACTTCGATCAGAGCCTGAAGAGCACGAGATTCGTGTTTGCTTTCGTCCTCACCTTTGA